CGTGTCCGGCAATTCGCATGGAGCACTGCCCATTCCTCGACCGTGTTCAGGCTCTCGAGGCCAAGGACCTCGGCATCACCCTCTCGATGCAGCCCAACTTCAGCAGCGAATCGGTCGACTACCGTGACCGCCTGTCCGAAGACCTCTGTGCGGTGAATCAACCATTCCGGATGCTGATCGACCGGGCGGGGTTCGTGCCTGGCGAAGACCTCCTGTTCGGTTCGGACGAGATGCCGCAAGGGGTGGAGTTTGCGCTCCAGATGTCTCTTTTCCCGCCGTATCCCGGGCAGCGATTGACGCTCGAAGAGTTCCAGGCCGGATACTGCCTCGAAGACGAGACCTTCGGCCATATCGAGGTGGAGATCGATGAGGACCGCCGTTCGGTTCAGGCGGAAGTCGTCATCGCGCGGCCATCGAACGATCAGATGTAACTTTCACGGCGGGTTTTTCGTCTATAGATGGTATGAGGATCTCTCGAACGGCCCGACTCTGTCGGCCCGAGCCGAAAAGCCAGATCATCCACACGGCCGTGATCATCGTGCTCGCGGCGGCGATCATCCTCGACGGAACCGCCTTCGCCGGAGGGCGCGCTCCGTCAGCAGCCCAGATCCGCAGAGCGGTGGAGATGAGCTCGGAAGGCTGCCAGCTGAAGGTCGAGGAGTCGATCCGCCTCGGGAGATTCAAGATGTGGGCGGCACGGCAGATCGTCGCAGTCTCCGGAGTGGTCGAGCCCGAGGTGCGCGAGATCCTCCGCACGGTCCGCAAGCTCGAGGTCGTGACCTATCGTTCGAAAGGCGAAAGCGAATGTCGCCTCCCGGCCGCACTTCCCGACGTGCTGGCTTCAGCCGGATGGAGCCGGGTGATGACCGAGGGTTCTGAGGGCGAAGAATCCCTCGTCTACCAACACGCGAGCGACTCCGGTCGACTCGACGGGCTGCTGGTCGCCGAGTTGAGCGGCAACGAGCTGGAGATCGTGAAGGTCCACGGCAAGATCGATCGATTGATGGAGATGGCCGTCGACACCGACGATTTCGTGGCTGTGCTCGAGATCGACTGAGAGGCGACCGACAACATCCAAGACATTTCGACACGCAACCCGGGCGGCAGGATGCCCCGCGGCAAGAGGTCGTGATGCAGCCAGGAGCACAAGCGTCGGTAACGTTTCCCCGCGGAGATCACCGGCCCTCCGGAAAAAGTGTGAAACCATTGAGTGATGGGAAATCGTAGGATCGGCCTAGCCGTATGAGTTCGTGGCTTCGAACAGTGGTACCCGACCTCTTTCTCGCTTCCGTCGTGGCCTTGCTCGTGACGGTCGCGATGGTGCAGCTCGACGA
This region of Acidobacteriota bacterium genomic DNA includes:
- a CDS encoding DUF4252 domain-containing protein yields the protein MRISRTARLCRPEPKSQIIHTAVIIVLAAAIILDGTAFAGGRAPSAAQIRRAVEMSSEGCQLKVEESIRLGRFKMWAARQIVAVSGVVEPEVREILRTVRKLEVVTYRSKGESECRLPAALPDVLASAGWSRVMTEGSEGEESLVYQHASDSGRLDGLLVAELSGNELEIVKVHGKIDRLMEMAVDTDDFVAVLEID